A single Rubrivivax gelatinosus IL144 DNA region contains:
- a CDS encoding amidase, translating into MRHDEYLRHDATALAELVRRGEVSARELLDLARAQAGRVQPRLNAFTRMLPTLAEAQLARGAAGPLTGVPFVVKDSVADVAGQPTSYGSRAGERFVAPRHAAVLRRLLDAGATVFAKTNLPEFGLKGISDSRAFGPVSNPWDPGRNAGGSSGGSAAAVAAGVVPMAGGNDGGGSLRIPAAFCGLFALKPSRGRISNGPGLGEVWFGACSEGVISRSVRDSALALDVLCGPEPGDPFAGGAPAEPFVAALRRPLARLRIAFSIASPLGTAVDAEAAAAVQAAARRLAALGHHVEEAAPPVDGHAVAACYLKLYAAQVPAVMDQARSLGARDTEFEPLTRVMAAYGRRLDAAALTQSLARWNEFARTLGAFFGAWDVWLTPTTARAALPHGTLDPPPAEARLTDTLLASGLLAPLARWGALDARVQRLFVQNLAPYPFTQLANLAGVPAMSLPLHWTPEGLPLGVQAVGRQGDEATLLRLAAELEADAPWFDRLAPIAHEAG; encoded by the coding sequence ATGCGGCACGACGAGTACCTGCGCCACGACGCCACCGCGCTCGCCGAACTCGTGCGCCGCGGCGAGGTCTCGGCGCGCGAGCTGCTGGACTTGGCGCGCGCCCAGGCCGGGCGCGTGCAGCCCCGGCTCAATGCCTTCACCCGCATGCTGCCGACGCTGGCCGAAGCCCAGCTCGCGCGCGGCGCCGCCGGCCCGCTGACTGGCGTGCCCTTCGTCGTCAAGGACAGCGTCGCCGACGTCGCCGGCCAGCCGACCAGCTACGGCAGCCGCGCCGGCGAACGTTTCGTCGCCCCGCGGCACGCCGCGGTGCTGCGCCGGCTGCTCGACGCGGGTGCCACCGTCTTCGCCAAGACCAACCTGCCCGAGTTCGGGCTCAAGGGCATCAGCGACTCGCGTGCCTTCGGCCCGGTCTCCAACCCCTGGGACCCGGGACGCAACGCCGGCGGCTCCAGCGGTGGCTCGGCGGCTGCGGTCGCCGCGGGCGTCGTGCCGATGGCCGGCGGCAACGACGGTGGTGGCTCGCTGCGCATCCCGGCCGCCTTCTGCGGGCTGTTCGCGCTGAAGCCGTCGCGCGGGCGCATCTCCAACGGCCCGGGGCTGGGCGAGGTCTGGTTCGGCGCCTGCAGCGAAGGCGTGATCTCGCGCAGCGTGCGCGACAGCGCGCTGGCGCTGGACGTGCTCTGCGGCCCCGAGCCCGGTGACCCGTTCGCCGGCGGGGCGCCGGCCGAGCCCTTCGTCGCCGCGCTGCGCCGGCCGCTGGCGCGGCTGCGCATCGCGTTTTCGATCGCCTCGCCGCTGGGCACCGCCGTCGACGCCGAGGCCGCGGCCGCGGTGCAGGCCGCCGCGCGCCGGCTCGCAGCCCTGGGCCACCACGTCGAGGAAGCCGCACCGCCCGTCGACGGCCACGCGGTCGCGGCGTGTTATCTGAAGCTCTACGCCGCCCAGGTGCCGGCGGTGATGGACCAGGCGCGTTCGCTGGGCGCGCGCGACACCGAGTTCGAGCCGCTGACGCGCGTGATGGCCGCCTACGGCCGCCGCCTGGACGCGGCGGCGCTGACCCAGAGCCTAGCGCGCTGGAACGAGTTCGCACGCACGCTGGGCGCGTTCTTCGGCGCCTGGGACGTCTGGCTGACACCGACCACGGCGCGAGCGGCACTGCCGCACGGCACGCTGGACCCGCCGCCGGCCGAAGCCCGGCTGACCGACACGCTGCTGGCCAGCGGCCTGCTCGCGCCGCTGGCGCGCTGGGGGGCGCTCGACGCGCGTGTGCAGCGCCTGTTCGTGCAGAACCTGGCGCCGTACCCGTTCACCCAGCTCGCCAACCTGGCCGGCGTGCCGGCGATGAGCCTGCCGCTGCACTGGACGCCCGAGGGCCTGCCGCTTGGCGTGCAGGCCGTGGGCCGCCAGGGCGACGAGGCGACGCTGCTGCGGCTGGCCGCCGAGCTGGAAGCCGATGCGCCCTGGTTCGACCGGCTGGCGCCGATCGCACACGAAGCCGGCTGA